CCGGTCCAACCCGGCAGATGTCCCAAGATCGCATCGAGCTCGTTCCCCATCACTTCGACACTGGGGCCATACACAAACGGCTTGACGAGTTCATGGTACTTGGCTGGGATCTTCGCCAACGGGTAGCGTCGGTAGTTGAGCATGTTGTATCCCTTCTCCAACTCCGCTGAATAACGCGGATAAATATCGAAGAGTTCCAGTTTCTCTTCCTTCGCTACGCCGCGAACCAGATCGTTGATCTGCTTGCTCGCCTCCTCTCCCGAAAACGGGATGACTGTCATCGGGATCAGTATCGCACCGGGATGGTCGGCGCGAAGTCGAGCTATCAGTTTCTTGAAGTCGGCGGGAAAGCCGCTGGCGAAATCATCCAGCCGCGCTCGATCGTTTAAGCCATAGCGGATGAAGATGTAATCGAGCCCCGGCAGCTTGGCGACGTCGCGATCGTAGCGATTTGAATCGAACAACCGGCGGATATATTCGCCACTGAGACTCGAATTGATCACGTCGCAAGCGGGCAGATCCTCTTCCGCCGCCAGCAACTGTTCCAGCACCGTCTCCAGATGCGGTCCTTCGGGACGGATCCGCCGCGGCACGCTCCCTTCGGCTGTGCTATCGCCGAGCAGCAGGATTTGCACGCGTCCCTCGTGTTCGGCGGCGGCGTGGTTGGATGCCAGCGAGTTGATCAGAAACGCGGCCAACAGGGCAACTGTGGCGAACGAACCGTTCAAACCACGACGATCGGTGGGCAACATCATTCAGAGGATCCTTTTTGGTGGGATTTCAGGCGGGATGGGAAGGCTTTATGGTGGCCCAACCGCAGCATGATTGCAAGCTTGCGGTGAGTGCTCGCAGGGCAAACAAAAAAACGCCCTGTCGCGATGACAGGGCGTTTGAGATTTAACAGTTTTCAACCGGATGGCGATTAGGCGAATGGGTTGTACTTGCCGGGAACCGGATGCGGGTACTTGCCATCTTCACCAGGCATGGTTGGTGGATCCGAATCGATTGTGTATTCATCGATGCCCGGGCACAGATCCTTTCCTTCGGCCAACAATTGATCCCATTTGATCACCTTGCCCGAGTAGCAGGCTTCGCGGCCCAGGATCGCGGTGAAGGTACTCTTCGCACCGTATTCACCTTCGTTGTAGATCTCGCCCGCCATCAGGGCTTCGATCAGGTCGTGTTGTTCTTGCTGGTGACCGTTGAGTCGTTGACCAGAGAACTTCCACGCGTTGGGGCCGGTGATCGATCCCGATGGATCGGCGGTACCCTTGGAACCGTGAACCGCTTCGCCGACGTGAGTCCACGATCCGCCCAAGTGGCGTCCTTGGCTGAACATCTTCGTGCCGTCGGAGAAGGTGTATTCGCAGAACGTGTGGTCGAAGATCTGGCTCTTGGTGGCATCGCCTCCCATTCGCATCTCGCGACCGCCCATGCCGTTGCATTCGACAGGATACGATCCCTTGACCCAACAACCGACGTCGAGGTTGTGGATGTGTTGCTCGCAGATCTGGTCGCCGCAGATCCAATTGAAGTGGTACCAGTTGTTGCACTGGAACGCCATTTCCGACTGGCCTTCGGTCTTGGGACGATACCAGATGCCGTTGCCGTTCCAATAGACGCGCTGAGCGATCACGTCGCCGATCGCACCGTTGTGGATGCGGTCGATGGTTTCGATGTATTGGGGTTCGTGGCGGCGTTGCAGTCCGATACCGACCATCAGGTTCTTCTTCTTCGATTCTTCCACCGACTTCAACACGCGGCGAACGCCTGGTGCGTCGACGGCAACCGGCTTCTCCATGAAGATGTGGCGTCCCTTGTTAACCGCATATTCGAACTGTTGCGGCTTGAAGCCCGGAGGAGTCGCGATCACAACCAGATCGCAATCGACGTCGATCGCTTGCTTGTAAGCGTCCAAACCGGTGAAGATCCGCTCCTTAGGAACGTCGACTTTGTCTTTGTGCTTGTTGGCCAAGCTCTTGATCGAGCGTTCGGCTTTGTCGCCAAAAGCGTCAGCGACGGCAACCAGCTTGGTGTTCCCTTTGGTGTTCATGATCTGCATCGCGGCACCGGTACCACGACCACCACAACCGACTACTACAAAGCGGATTTCGTCGCTGCCAGCAGCATGCGCGGTGCGAGCCACCGAACTGGACAACGCCGCTCCCGTGGCGGCAATCGTAGATGTCTTTAAAAAGCCTCGACGTGTAGAGTCGTTCTGCATCATTGGGATCCTTGGTTCATTTAATTGCGAAGTTAAAGCTGCACGCGTTGCCCGATCCCGACCCTATTCTGGCAAAAGAGGGGACGGCGACCAACTCACAGCGATCAGTGTCGTCTTCGCATTATATACGAATGATTTCCGCGAGGGGACGGCGATTACTCCCTTTTTCGCCGCCCAAGGGCCGCGAATCGCCCAACGATCGACTCGACCGTCGGAATCGTTCGCACAGCCCCTTTTTAGCGGGCCTGAACCTGCAACCGCGTCTCGTCACCGACGCCATCGGGCGACTGGCGGCTGGTCGCTTCGGCCCGCACGGTCATCAATTGCGGCTGATTTCCCGTGATTAACACCGTGTAGCGGATCGCCTCACCCGCCCTCAACTGGCTGATCGGCTGCAACCGAACAATCCCATCGGCGGAGATGTTTTCGACGGGATCCCCTTGGAACATCGTCGATTGCACCGCCTCCAGCCGCGTTCCGGCTGGCAACAGGATGTTCAGTATGACGTCGTCCTCGGGAACGTTGCGATTGTTCGTCACGACCAAGTCCAGCGAGATGCGATCGCCGACGACGACCGGGTTGTCGCGAGATTCGATGTCGACCTGCAGGCCGCCGATTCCGCTGCCAACCGCACCTGGCGTTTGAGCCGGTGGAGTCGTCGGGCCGGGGATCGGAGTCGTGCTGCCATTGATTGGCGGAGCACCGATCGGGGGCGGCTGAGGCGTCGGTTGCTGCCGCGGCTGTGTTGGCTGCGGCGTGGGAGTTGGCCCCGTCGCGGGAGGAGGAGCCACCGCTGGCGGCAACACCTCCAGCGTGGTATCAGCCGATGCGTTGGCACCCTGTTCCGTCGAGATCGCCACATCCAGTCGAGCCACGCCAGGGCGGCCGTCGACGCGGAACTCCCCTTCGACCGGCAATTCCTCACCTGGTTGGATGCTTGGTAAAACCCAGCTGACTGTGAAGATCCCTAGCTGCGACGAGTCGTAACCTTGGGTGAATTGCAACGCAGTCAACGCGGGGTCGTAGGTGGCCACGACGCGGACGTCGGTCAGCGGCACGGTCCCGTTGTTGTAGACGAAGTACTTCACCAGCACTTCCTCCCCCTGTTGCACCGACTGACTCCCGGTCACGATGCGAGCCGAAACCATCGGGTTCGCGGGTGGCGGATTGACCGCGTTGACGCACGCCGATTCCGTCGCTCGTTGAGCATTGCCGCCGGTCGCTGTCGCTTGAACACAGCGTTGCCCCGGTTCACGAACCTGGTAGGTCGCTTGAATTGTCCAAGGCTTGCCAGGCAGTAGAGGCTCTTCCAAGACCTTCACGACATGCTGTTGCCACTGCCCGGTGTCGGCGGCAAAGGCCAACAGACCTTGATCCCCTTGAGCGTGCACTTGGACGCCCGAGATCGGTTGATCGCCGTTGTTGCGTACTTCAATATTGAACGTCGTCTCTTGCCCTACCTCGGCACGAGCGTTCGGATCGGCTGGCGTGATCGTCACGACCAGGTTCCGTTGGACAACGGTCACGTTGACGGTGTCCTCGGCAAACGTGTTCTCCGCTCCACGAGCCTGCACCGGAATCTGGAAGCTCGCTTTGGCGCGAACGTTCAATTCAATGTCCAGTTGCGTCTGAGCGGGCAGGTTGTCGATGTCCCACAAAATCTGAGCTCCGACCAGCGTATGTTGCGCGGGCACTCGGCTGCCATCAGCTTGGATCAACGAGGTGCTGACCAGTTCGACGCCAGGCGGCAGTTCGGTCAAAACGCGAACGTTTTCCGCAGTCAAATCGCCCGAGTTGGAGACGTTGATGCCGATCGCAAACTCTTCGTCGCGAGCGACAAACGGCGGGGCACCGGTCCGAACGACCAACCGTGGTGCCGACCAAGTGACCATCGTCTGACCGGCTCCCAACGTCATCCGCGGCAACGCTTCGTCGAGTCCCGCGGGACGGATCACTGTGGTTTGAATGAACGCGGTTCCGGCAACCGGTGCGATCGGACGCAGAATCGCGGTGGCATCACCATTTTCGTTGACGACCGCTTCGATCACCGCTTGCGGTTGCGATTGGCCATTGTCGAACAGTGCGACTTCAGGATTCATCACCTGATAACGGACCTTCCAGCCCGATGCCGGCAGTTCGCCCTCTTTGCGAGTCACATGTGTGGTCAGTTGAGCTTGTTCGCCAGCCCGCAGATTCAGCGGCGCAGGGAATTGCCAATGCGCATCGACCCAGTAGATCGTGGCGGTCGCTTTGCGTTGATCCCAGCAATCGCTTTCGGGAGCCATCACCGTGACGCGGCTGATCCCTTCGCTGGGCGAGCTGATCGACAACCAAGTCTCTCCCTTTTTGACAGGCACATCGTCGCCGCGGCGGAGGTTCCCACGCGTGATCAACGATGCGACGGTGCTGGTCCGCCCAAGCGCATAGCTGCCGGTTTTCTTTTCGACCGGGTTACGAGCGACCAAGCGATGCAGCGCTCCTTGTTTATCGTCGCCGACGTCGATGAAGGTGCCGACGCTATCGGGCGTCAACATCCATTCCAACGGTTCGCCGGTCATCAGATAACCATCGGTTCCACATACACCCGACAGCAGGACGACTTCGCCGCCGACCGGCGCGATGATCTTGCGATGGTTCAATAGGATTCGGCCGCGTTTGCCGCGATCGGGCAGATGCAACAACTTATGCAGATCGCAATGTTTGTCGAACAGAACCGCTTTGGGACCGTCGGCGCACTCATCGACCACCTTGGCTGGTGGCGGAGCGGGGGCGGTTCGCGGCACACCTGCTCCCTGCAGGCACGGCGGCGGCGGCGCAGGATCGGTGAACGCCGGCTCGGGCAGACACCCAAACGGACCGCAGCCATTTTGCAATTTATCGGTGCAAGGCAGCGTCAGTGTCGTAGTATTCGGGCAAGGCAGGAAAAAGCAGTCGCCCGTCGGATCGATAGCCGGCAGCTGCAAATGAGTGCAACCGGTGACGCATGGCATCAACAGAAAGCACGCCAAAAGCGCCGCGGTGAAGTGGTGGTGGGTCCTTGTAGCAAACATCGCTCTTGCAGTTTTTGCGGGTTCCACAAACGAATCCGTTCAGGCAGACCTTGCCCGCAGAAACCTAGCATTCCCATGGCGCAATGATGCCTGGATGCAACATTTGGCGTTGAGAATTCGCCACGTTTGGGCATCCTGCGCACGACCCTATCGACTGCAACGATTCTCGGGGCCCCAGCAGTGGCCCCGTTGGGGCTCCGCCGCCGTTTTCATCGCCCCCAAAACCCTGGGCGATGCCCTGGGCTGGCGTAGCACCGGCCCCGTTGGGCCTGTCGAACAGGAACATGTTGAGCGCTATCGTTTGACCGCGGCGGCAACGCACCGCGTCCACACGCACCAACGCGCTGGCGTGACGTAACGGGACCGTG
Above is a genomic segment from Rosistilla ulvae containing:
- a CDS encoding Gfo/Idh/MocA family oxidoreductase translates to MQNDSTRRGFLKTSTIAATGAALSSSVARTAHAAGSDEIRFVVVGCGGRGTGAAMQIMNTKGNTKLVAVADAFGDKAERSIKSLANKHKDKVDVPKERIFTGLDAYKQAIDVDCDLVVIATPPGFKPQQFEYAVNKGRHIFMEKPVAVDAPGVRRVLKSVEESKKKNLMVGIGLQRRHEPQYIETIDRIHNGAIGDVIAQRVYWNGNGIWYRPKTEGQSEMAFQCNNWYHFNWICGDQICEQHIHNLDVGCWVKGSYPVECNGMGGREMRMGGDATKSQIFDHTFCEYTFSDGTKMFSQGRHLGGSWTHVGEAVHGSKGTADPSGSITGPNAWKFSGQRLNGHQQEQHDLIEALMAGEIYNEGEYGAKSTFTAILGREACYSGKVIKWDQLLAEGKDLCPGIDEYTIDSDPPTMPGEDGKYPHPVPGKYNPFA
- a CDS encoding COG1361 family protein — encoded protein: MFATRTHHHFTAALLACFLLMPCVTGCTHLQLPAIDPTGDCFFLPCPNTTTLTLPCTDKLQNGCGPFGCLPEPAFTDPAPPPPCLQGAGVPRTAPAPPPAKVVDECADGPKAVLFDKHCDLHKLLHLPDRGKRGRILLNHRKIIAPVGGEVVLLSGVCGTDGYLMTGEPLEWMLTPDSVGTFIDVGDDKQGALHRLVARNPVEKKTGSYALGRTSTVASLITRGNLRRGDDVPVKKGETWLSISSPSEGISRVTVMAPESDCWDQRKATATIYWVDAHWQFPAPLNLRAGEQAQLTTHVTRKEGELPASGWKVRYQVMNPEVALFDNGQSQPQAVIEAVVNENGDATAILRPIAPVAGTAFIQTTVIRPAGLDEALPRMTLGAGQTMVTWSAPRLVVRTGAPPFVARDEEFAIGINVSNSGDLTAENVRVLTELPPGVELVSTSLIQADGSRVPAQHTLVGAQILWDIDNLPAQTQLDIELNVRAKASFQIPVQARGAENTFAEDTVNVTVVQRNLVVTITPADPNARAEVGQETTFNIEVRNNGDQPISGVQVHAQGDQGLLAFAADTGQWQQHVVKVLEEPLLPGKPWTIQATYQVREPGQRCVQATATGGNAQRATESACVNAVNPPPANPMVSARIVTGSQSVQQGEEVLVKYFVYNNGTVPLTDVRVVATYDPALTALQFTQGYDSSQLGIFTVSWVLPSIQPGEELPVEGEFRVDGRPGVARLDVAISTEQGANASADTTLEVLPPAVAPPPATGPTPTPQPTQPRQQPTPQPPPIGAPPINGSTTPIPGPTTPPAQTPGAVGSGIGGLQVDIESRDNPVVVGDRISLDLVVTNNRNVPEDDVILNILLPAGTRLEAVQSTMFQGDPVENISADGIVRLQPISQLRAGEAIRYTVLITGNQPQLMTVRAEATSRQSPDGVGDETRLQVQAR
- a CDS encoding SGNH/GDSL hydrolase family protein translates to MMLPTDRRGLNGSFATVALLAAFLINSLASNHAAAEHEGRVQILLLGDSTAEGSVPRRIRPEGPHLETVLEQLLAAEEDLPACDVINSSLSGEYIRRLFDSNRYDRDVAKLPGLDYIFIRYGLNDRARLDDFASGFPADFKKLIARLRADHPGAILIPMTVIPFSGEEASKQINDLVRGVAKEEKLELFDIYPRYSAELEKGYNMLNYRRYPLAKIPAKYHELVKPFVYGPSVEVMGNELDAILGHLPGWTGDRHPNLAGYNVIADETAKYLAPLLRKRAGK